In Apium graveolens cultivar Ventura chromosome 10, ASM990537v1, whole genome shotgun sequence, the following are encoded in one genomic region:
- the LOC141692211 gene encoding uncharacterized protein LOC141692211 has product MEPTEDWGNKSWTVDCVCGVNFDDGKEMVNCDECEVWVHTRCSRYVKSEKVFKCEKCKRKSKRGENIEDEVADSLLGMANKSVENVGSSWTTWTGKVPREERAHVQGMVGGESAGTGIFGSALWRASGYVHKKFGFQYKEFDWNDGNETGGNEGGGNELGSEGSNWGALSLLNNYKAGGVGGSVSFGAGKRTRDEESNKKKGEEGEEVNYWSSQQNRLKKDRSSMKSIMNYSGKHKKEDSRTSENDNRINRIDRIRTEYLLEKGSVAPHVKDLRNGYGSNGKMSVSCSKQNEAQVDINDSVRFPRVRCSPCVEKLDGLEHGPIPQKLSDLDKHTVAADCQTNGQLVGLDNSHLIKESSSELEEVRHTREPSESCDATFISAGQLTKDKMVVSLRKSSSTSATTLLSGTKYSDCDKMSDAQNYKVRTQQKVVSEKKTNGKKDSSAGGFVKDRERYEKSTSSAKELPKSFASSVKTSNRSKISGSSNFSKTLSESKESIAFRSAKPSLLQNSIGNPVSCESASSLQPKSGSYIDNTTTTSKLMHRSKTVEGQPSSKVNLTLQEDQSSTLNTPATISDEELAFLLHQELNRSARVSRVPRMRHAGSLPQLAFPTGASMLMKQSPSNSVGKDHGSVSKRKGKSVATEGTQNSQELQDESKSMKRSLLLPVQRTNDSARTENSVTKREVDNGSAPAIQSANKSNPPAASKQHVSSRCKSTQTASDVDSGTENRVTYRTLPGLLSEIVTKPMTYKELCDAVLPHWPHLRKKNGDRYAYSSHSQAVLDCLRSRKAWARLVDRGPKSNAGRKPRRSDAEGLSISIVESFIGHIPKGKRQMRKRRRELALQEGDLKSVDGDDVSSGEDSLSSSSSSGEMGLSSGDGGTGSNGGPSGVYASE; this is encoded by the exons ATGGAGCCAACGGAAGATTGGGGAAACAAATCATGGACGGTGGATTGTGTGTGTGGAGTGAATTTTGATGATGGAAAGGAAATGGTGAATTGTGATGAGTGTGAAGTGTGGGTGCACACGAGGTGTTCGAGGTACGTAAAGAGCGAGAAAGTGTTTAAGTGTGAGAAATGTAAGAGGAAGAGTAAGAGGGGTGAGAATATTGAGGATGAGGTTGCTGATAGTTTGCTTGGAATGGCGAATAAGAGTGTGGAGAATGTGGGGTCTAGCTGGACGACTTGGACAGGGAAAGTTCCGAGGGAGGAGAGGGCGCATGTGCAAGGAATGGTTGGTGGGGAAAGCGCGGGAACGGGGATTTTTGGGTCGGCGTTGTGGAGGGCGAGCGGGTATGTACATAAGAAGTTTGGTTTTCAGTATAAGGAGTTTGATTGGAATGACGGGAATGAGACTGGTGGTAATGAGGGTGGTGGAAATGAGCTTGGTAGTGAAGGTAGTAATTGGGGAGCGTTGTCTTTGTTGAATAATTATAAAGCCGGGGGTGTTGGTGGTAGTGTAAGTTTTGGGGCGGGGAAGAGAACAAGAGATGAAGAAAGTAATAAAAAGAAAGGGGAGGAAGGCGAGGAAGTTAATTACTGGAGCAGCCAGCAGAATCGTTTGAAAAAGGATAGGAGTTCGATGAAATCTATTATGAATTACTCTGGCAAGCATAAGAAAGAGGATTCACGAACTTCTGAGAAT GATAATAGGATTAATAGGATTGATCGAATTAGAACAGAATACCTTCTTGAAAAGGGAAGTGTTGCACCCCATGTTAAAGATTTGCGAAATGGTTATGGTTCAAATGGTAAAATGTCAGTTAGCTGTTCTAAACAGAATGAAGCGCAAGTTGATATAAATGATTCTGTCCGTTTCCCTCGTGTTCGGTGTTCACCGTGTGTTGAAAAATTGGATGGCTTAGAGCACGGTCCCATTCCCCAAAAACTCAGCGACCTTGACAAGCACACTGTGGCTGCTGATTGTCAAACCAATGGGCAATTGGTCGGATTAGACAATTCTCATCTAATCAAGGAAAGTTCCTCGGAACTTGAAGAAGTCAGGCATACAAGAGAACCATCAGAATCATGTGATGCGACTTTTATTTCTGCAGGTCAGCTTACTAAGGATAAAATGGTTGTTTCTTTAAGGAAATCCTCTTCAACCTCAGCAACCACTTTGCTTTCTGGAACCAAATATTCTGATTGTGATAAGATGTCTGATGCTCAGAATTATAAAGTCAGAACTCAACAAAAAGTTGTGTCTGAAAAGAAAACAAATGGTAAGAAAGACAGTTCTGCTGGTGGTTTTGTTAAGGACAGGGAGAGGTATGAAAAGTCAACGAGTTCTGCAAAAGAGCTTCCAAAATCTTTTGCCTCTTCTGTGAAAACTTCAAACCGAAGCAAGATTTCGGGTTCCTCTAATTTCAGTAAAACCTTGTCTGAATCAAAGGAATCTATTGCCTTTAGATCTGCTAAACCATCACTGTTACAAAATAGTATAGGTAATCCCGTGTCTTGTGAATCTGCTAGTTCCTTGCAACCTAAGAGTGGATCATATATTGACAATACAACTACCACTTCAAAGTTGATGCATAGAAGTAAGACAGTTGAAGGTCAACCATCATCGAAGGTCAACCTCACACTACAAGAGGATCAGTCGAGCACTTTAAACACTCCTGCAACAATAAGTGATGAAGAG CTTGCATTTTTATTGCATCAGGAGCTTAACAGATCTGCAAGAGTCTCGCGGGTGCCACGCATGCGGCATGCTGGTAGTTTACCCCAGTTAGCTTTTCCGACTGGTGCAAGCATGCTCATGAAGCAGTCACCATCTAATTCTGTGGGAAAAGACCATGGTTCG GTTtccaaaagaaaaggaaaaagtgTAGCAACAGAGGGAactcaaaattctcaagagcTCCAGGATGAATCTAAGAGTATGAAGAGATCACTACTGCTGCCAGTTCAGAGGACCAATGACTCGGCTCGCACAGAAAATTCTGTTACCAAGAGGGAAGTGGACAATGGGTCAGCACCAGCCATACAATCTGCTAACAAGAGTAATCCTCCTGCAGCTAGCAAGCAACATGTGTCTTCCAGATGTAAATCGACTCAAACTGCCTCTGATGTTGACTCTGGCACTGAAAACCGTGTGACCTACCGCACCTTACCAG GATTGCTCTCAGAGATTGTAACCAAGCCCATGACTTATAAGGAGCTTTGCGATGCTGTTTTACCG CACTGGCCTCACTTGAGGAAAAAGAACGGTGATCGTTATGCCTATTCCAGCCACTCACAGGCTGTCCTTGACTGTCTGAGGAGCAGAAAAGCTTGGGCCCGCCTTGTTGATCGAGGTCCCAAG TCAAATGCTGGAAGGAAGCCCCGCCGGTCCGATGCTGAGGGTCTTAGTATAAGTATTGTGGAATCATTCATTGGCCACATACCCAAGGGTAAGAGGCAGATGAGGAAGCGGCGCAGAGAGTTAGCGCTGCAAGAAGGAGATCTCAAGAGTGTGGACGGTGATGATGTCAGCAGTGGTGAAGATAGCCTGAGTTCTAGTTCCAGTAGTGGGGAGATGGGCTTGTCCAGTGGCGATGGTGGAACAGGTTCGAATGGGGGGCCGTCTGGAGTTTATGCTTCAGAGTAG